From the Leptolyngbya sp. O-77 genome, one window contains:
- a CDS encoding peptidylprolyl isomerase yields the protein MEGADAESYGMTSEPFLTIDDQPITVSQVFRYLQAGGKLDGFIGEIVRQYVIERSLTQEPDLQPSPAVLEQAVVDFRLSNKLTDAQVFQQWLSTNGLTYEAFHERIAIGFRMDKLRQNVTEPKLQEYFIERKMFLDRVVLSRIIVDSKDLAEELRLQLSEGASFEQLAREHSLLEDRVMNGMMGPVSRGSMPDLLRAAIDLAEAGQIVGPLEIEGRWALFRVEEHLPASLENPQVRQTLQNELFDQWIAEKVQTLPIKIQIEE from the coding sequence ATGGAGGGTGCTGATGCAGAGAGCTATGGCATGACTTCAGAGCCGTTTTTGACGATTGATGATCAGCCGATCACCGTATCCCAGGTGTTTCGCTACTTGCAGGCGGGGGGCAAGCTCGACGGGTTCATTGGTGAAATCGTGCGGCAGTACGTCATCGAGCGATCGCTCACCCAGGAACCCGACCTCCAGCCCAGCCCCGCCGTGTTGGAACAGGCCGTCGTCGATTTTCGGCTCAGCAATAAGCTGACGGATGCCCAAGTCTTCCAGCAGTGGCTCAGCACCAACGGGCTAACCTACGAAGCCTTTCACGAGCGCATTGCGATTGGCTTCCGCATGGACAAGCTGCGGCAAAACGTGACGGAGCCGAAGCTCCAGGAATATTTCATCGAGCGCAAGATGTTTCTGGATCGCGTGGTGCTGTCGCGCATTATTGTAGACAGCAAAGATCTGGCAGAAGAACTGCGCCTGCAACTCTCGGAGGGAGCCAGCTTTGAGCAACTGGCGCGGGAGCATTCGCTGCTGGAAGACCGCGTGATGAATGGCATGATGGGGCCCGTCAGTCGGGGCAGTATGCCGGATCTGCTGCGGGCGGCGATCGACCTGGCAGAAGCGGGGCAGATCGTGGGCCCGCTTGAGATAGAAGGGCGCTGGGCGCTGTTTCGCGTGGAGGAGCATCTGCCCGCCTCGCTGGAAAATCCCCAGGTGCGCCAAACGCTGCAAAATGAGCTATTTGACCAGTGGATCGCCGAAAAAGTTCAAACCCTGCCCATTAAAATTCAAATTGAAGAATAA